In Triticum urartu cultivar G1812 chromosome 6, Tu2.1, whole genome shotgun sequence, the following proteins share a genomic window:
- the LOC125515919 gene encoding acyl transferase 15-like: MSTVSISKSPSVLVAPSEATVNGGDIILSSYDKMFGGRSVTVFFIFEYPIQDPIETIRRGLSQALVHYYPIAGRLAAGAAAGEFVIRCTGEGVSFVAASANCAIKDVREFCDSSLQEELAVLYADEGFSYSEPLMLMQVTVFYCGGFVIGVTLNHSVCDGIGMAQFMQAMGELARGLPSPSVIPVRSKDSFVLDLPPFSTNFVRFLGTLQPSPMEFLDITVPSSLINRIKRTYTMNYGQPCSVFEAVAAVLWRCRTRAIMSDPAAFAVLTFPANARKHAVARKGFYGNCVTAQLVTATSGAVANGDLMELVKMIQHAKDRVPGKTEIDELRQLDGYNLFLMSCWRNLGMEEIDFGFGPPARLMEYTQVRTKLPSCATCVPCKDEYNVQSWCVKEEHADAFLQELAQIHLTYNPLSVSSKL, from the coding sequence ATGAGCACTGTGTCGATCAGCAAGTCCCCGTCGGTGTTAGTCGCACCATCGGAGGCGACGGTCAACGGCGGCGACATCATTCTCTCGTCTTATGACAAGATGTTTGGTGGTAGATCAGTTACGGTGTTCTTCATCTTCGAGTATCCAATCCAAGATCCCATCGAGACGATCAGAAGGGGATTGTCCCAAGCACTTGTCCACTACTACCCTATCGCCGGCCGCCTTGCTGCCGGGGCCGCAGCCGGCGAGTTCGTCATCAGATGCACCGGAGAGGGGGTGTCCTTCGTTGCGGCGTCTGCCAACTGCGCCATCAAGGACGTCCGAGAGTTTTGTGACTCGTCGCTGCAAGAGGAGCTCGCCGTCTTGTACGCGGACGAGGGTTTCAGCTACTCTGAGCCATTGATGCTGATGCAAGTGACCGTCTTCTATTGCGGCGGGTTCGTCATTGGGGTGACGTTGAACCATTCCGTTTGTGATGGCATCGGGATGGCGCAGTTCATGCAGGCGATGGGAGAGCTCGCCCGCGGGCTACCGTCGCCGTCAGTCATCCCGGTGAGGTCCAAGGATTCGTTCGTGTTGGACTTGCCTCCATTTTCCACAAACTTTGTTCGCTTTCTGGGCACCCTCCAGCCCTCTCCAATGGAGTTCCTGGACATTACTGTGCCATCAAGCTTAATCAACCGCATCAAACGCACGTATACCATGAATTACGGGCAGCCATGCTCCGTGTTCGAGGCAGTTGCCGCAGTTCTGTGGCGGTGCCGAACCCGTGCAATCATGTCCGATCCGGCGGCCTTCGCCGTTCTTACATTCCCAGCAAACGCGCGAAAGCATGCGGTTGCCAGGAAGGGCTTCTACGGCAACTGCGTCACCGCACAGCTGGTCACGGCGACGAGTGGCGCGGTGGCGAACGGCGACCTCATGGAGCTAGTGAAGATGATCCAGCATGCCAAGGATCGGGTGCCCGGCAAGACGGAGATCGACGAGCTGCGGCAGTTGGATGGGTACAATCTTTTCCTCATGTCGTGTTGGCGAAACCTCGGCATGGAGGAGATTGACTTTGGCTTTGGACCGCCGGCGAGATTGATGGAGTACACGCAGGTAAGGACGAAGCTGCCGAGCTGCGCGACGTGCGTCCCTTGCAAGGACGAGTACAACGTGCAGTCCTGGTGCGTGAAGGAGGAGCACGCCGACGCTTTCCTCCAAGAATTAGCTCAAATCCACCTCACGTATAATCCGCTTTCAGTTTCATCCAAGCTTTGA